The following are encoded together in the Oceanobacillus zhaokaii genome:
- a CDS encoding S9 family peptidase — protein sequence MTKMVPDPYVNQRTVRDFDCEPNSNQISVIVEYMGSPRVEKWDLDQRRPEQPSFASERITFLKYVTGTSDLIIGMDVTGNEREQLFLLKENGMLTSLTDSPEHVHLYGGSSPDGKWIAWSSNRRNPAFLDIYIQSLETLESHLVFAADGMFSVERWFPNGNALLVRRTNSALDQDLGILSLLTGNIDWITEHSGEASYRNIHFSNNGDKIYLLSNKDSEFYGLAYIHLPSKQLTWLLRGNWDFEGLAFNKENNLFAFTENQGGISKGYLFDLNQGTLYTWETPMGVITNLTFLPQRQMLLFKLNGPAHPSELWALHLPTLQAQPLMNISKPLEGGELTEPRLLSYRSFDGLQIPFFYYKPKPAAKKHPVVIYLHGGPESQSRASYNPLLQYLLSEGFAITTPNFRGSTGYGKTYTHLDDARKRMDALKDVISLVDLLKQDPDIDASKIAVLGGSYGGFLTLAAISHYPNLWAAAVDIVGMSSLRTFIQTTSPWRKRLREIEYGTVKQDADFFNQIDPLNHADKITAPLLVIHGVNDPRVPVGESEQIVNKLKQRGHPVTYHRIEGEGHNIVKQEDKIYVYSMVATFLEQYMGRD from the coding sequence ATGACCAAAATGGTTCCAGATCCTTATGTCAATCAGCGTACGGTTAGAGATTTTGATTGTGAACCGAACAGTAATCAAATAAGTGTGATAGTGGAATATATGGGATCGCCTCGAGTAGAGAAGTGGGATTTAGATCAAAGGAGACCTGAGCAGCCATCTTTTGCATCGGAAAGGATTACGTTCTTAAAATATGTTACTGGCACGTCGGATTTAATTATCGGAATGGATGTGACCGGGAATGAAAGGGAGCAATTATTTCTCCTCAAGGAAAATGGTATGCTCACCTCACTGACCGACTCGCCTGAACATGTTCATCTATATGGGGGAAGTTCTCCGGACGGAAAATGGATTGCCTGGTCCAGCAACCGACGGAACCCAGCCTTTTTAGATATTTATATCCAGAGTCTAGAGACTTTAGAATCTCATCTAGTGTTTGCCGCAGATGGGATGTTTTCTGTTGAAAGATGGTTTCCTAATGGAAATGCATTATTGGTCAGAAGAACGAACTCTGCACTGGACCAAGATTTAGGGATTTTATCTCTATTAACTGGAAACATCGACTGGATTACGGAGCATTCAGGAGAAGCGAGCTACCGTAATATCCATTTCAGTAACAATGGAGATAAGATATATCTATTGTCCAACAAAGATAGTGAATTCTATGGACTGGCGTATATTCATTTGCCCAGCAAACAATTAACTTGGCTGCTGCGGGGGAACTGGGATTTTGAAGGATTGGCCTTTAATAAGGAAAATAACCTGTTTGCTTTTACTGAAAATCAAGGTGGAATCTCAAAAGGATATTTGTTTGATTTGAATCAAGGGACTCTTTATACATGGGAAACCCCAATGGGCGTGATTACCAATCTCACCTTTTTACCTCAACGACAAATGCTGCTTTTTAAATTAAATGGACCTGCGCACCCCTCAGAACTATGGGCACTTCACCTTCCAACTCTTCAGGCCCAGCCGTTAATGAATATAAGCAAACCTCTCGAAGGAGGAGAACTAACCGAGCCAAGACTGCTATCCTATCGTTCATTTGACGGTCTTCAAATCCCTTTCTTTTACTATAAGCCAAAGCCAGCTGCTAAGAAACATCCAGTTGTCATCTATCTTCATGGTGGACCTGAAAGTCAAAGCCGGGCATCCTACAACCCACTTTTGCAATATTTACTAAGCGAGGGCTTTGCCATCACAACACCTAATTTCCGTGGAAGCACAGGGTACGGAAAGACGTATACCCATTTGGATGATGCACGGAAACGGATGGATGCCCTAAAAGATGTGATATCCCTAGTAGACTTACTCAAACAAGATCCAGATATTGATGCGAGTAAAATCGCTGTTCTCGGAGGAAGTTATGGTGGATTTCTAACACTTGCGGCGATCAGTCACTATCCTAATTTATGGGCGGCCGCAGTTGATATTGTAGGAATGTCGAGCCTGCGAACGTTTATCCAAACAACCAGTCCCTGGAGGAAACGGCTTAGAGAAATTGAATACGGTACGGTTAAACAGGATGCGGATTTTTTTAATCAGATTGATCCTCTTAATCATGCTGACAAAATTACGGCTCCCTTGCTAGTCATCCACGGAGTAAATGACCCTCGTGTCCCCGTTGGCGAGTCGGAGCAAATCGTCAATAAACTGAAGCAACGAGGACATCCCGTTACCTATCATCGCATTGAAGGAGAGGGGCATAACATAGTGAAACAAGAGGATAAAATCTATGTTTACTCTATGGTGGCTACTTTTCTTGAGCAATATATGGGACGTGATTAA
- a CDS encoding heterocycloanthracin/sonorensin family bacteriocin, protein MLNVGDFQATQAVPWDQNEYYTDQSGEQFGFGFGRCFGFSCFGFRCFNCFNCFRCFNCFSCARCSHCFRCHG, encoded by the coding sequence ATGTTAAATGTTGGTGATTTCCAAGCGACTCAGGCAGTCCCTTGGGATCAAAATGAGTATTATACTGATCAATCAGGGGAGCAATTCGGATTTGGTTTTGGCAGATGCTTTGGTTTTAGCTGCTTTGGGTTCCGGTGCTTTAACTGCTTTAACTGTTTTAGATGCTTTAACTGCTTTAGTTGTGCTCGTTGCTCACATTGCTTCAGATGTCACGGCTAG
- a CDS encoding putative thiazole-containing bacteriocin maturation protein, with product MTNLKPSMRLKVKRDTFYLPEPNKGVYFRNNLSSFRIEGSGIDQWVEKLLPMFNGEYTLGQLTNELPGPYRDRVYEIVEVLYANGYVRDLSQDLPYQLSDYHLKKHASQIEFVDNLVGSGAARFQVFRQAKVLAVGSGPILNSLVSSLIESGLTKIQVLITDEVPTNRQRLNELVEHARKKDPEVDLKEVPQKEESWREIVKPFDSILYVSQEGELEELKFLHKVCREGKKMFLPAICLQQVGLAGPLVHPDSEVCWESAWLRLHHSALFKNKQFPSFSATPGSLLANVIVFELFKEVTGVRELEQNNRIFLLDLETLEGNWHSFLPHPLVTSDIFAEWVGDVENRLQIGLEKVESGKLLLYFNKLTSKESGIFHIWEEGDLKQLPLAQCRVQVVDPLSEGPAGVMQDIVCSGLTHEEARREAGLTGIETYGSRMVSLAGNTLPLEESLVVSEEIVGVGAGESFVEGVGRGLQKCLAEELSKQQLNQKYSVSLVQLSSIEDERCRFYLEALTTMQGAPIIGTGKEVSGLPVVWVGTKDRWYGSADLNITMALRRALQQALIKVQNESDSSNELACEATSVFLEEKMPVSLSIPASQERIQADVLQGATEILKRNGKRVLVFELGLEPDFKEQLDGVFGVLLRGEDSQ from the coding sequence ATGACAAATTTGAAACCTTCTATGCGTCTGAAAGTGAAAAGGGACACGTTTTATCTCCCTGAACCAAACAAAGGTGTGTATTTTCGAAACAACTTAAGTTCATTTCGTATCGAAGGTAGCGGAATTGATCAATGGGTTGAAAAATTGTTACCGATGTTCAATGGGGAGTATACGTTAGGGCAATTAACTAACGAATTGCCTGGCCCATACCGGGATAGAGTATATGAAATTGTAGAAGTGCTGTATGCAAATGGGTATGTTCGTGATTTAAGCCAGGACCTTCCGTATCAATTGTCGGATTATCATCTTAAAAAGCATGCATCGCAAATTGAATTTGTGGACAATTTAGTTGGTTCTGGGGCAGCACGTTTTCAAGTTTTTCGTCAGGCCAAAGTGCTGGCAGTTGGCTCTGGCCCTATTTTAAATTCATTGGTTTCTTCTTTGATTGAATCCGGTTTGACTAAAATCCAAGTACTAATCACAGACGAGGTTCCGACCAATAGACAGAGGTTAAATGAACTCGTGGAACATGCACGAAAAAAAGACCCAGAGGTTGACTTAAAGGAGGTTCCGCAAAAGGAGGAGAGTTGGCGGGAAATAGTGAAGCCCTTTGATTCAATTTTGTATGTGAGTCAGGAGGGAGAACTGGAGGAACTTAAGTTTCTTCATAAAGTTTGCAGGGAAGGGAAGAAAATGTTTCTTCCCGCTATATGCCTGCAACAGGTGGGTTTAGCAGGTCCATTAGTACATCCAGATTCCGAGGTGTGCTGGGAGTCCGCATGGCTCCGTTTACACCATTCTGCCTTATTCAAAAATAAGCAATTCCCCTCCTTCTCTGCAACTCCGGGATCGTTGTTAGCCAATGTGATCGTATTTGAATTGTTTAAAGAGGTTACAGGGGTCAGGGAATTGGAACAGAATAATAGAATTTTTCTTTTGGATTTGGAAACATTGGAGGGAAACTGGCATTCGTTTTTGCCTCATCCGCTAGTAACGAGCGATATATTCGCTGAATGGGTTGGCGATGTCGAAAACCGGCTCCAAATAGGCTTAGAGAAAGTTGAGTCAGGTAAATTACTTCTTTATTTCAACAAGTTGACATCAAAGGAATCGGGAATCTTCCATATTTGGGAGGAGGGAGATTTAAAGCAGCTTCCGTTAGCTCAGTGTCGCGTTCAGGTAGTCGACCCCTTGTCAGAGGGACCAGCTGGGGTGATGCAGGACATTGTCTGTTCAGGTTTAACTCATGAGGAGGCACGAAGAGAAGCAGGACTAACTGGGATCGAAACATATGGGTCTCGAATGGTCAGTTTGGCCGGTAATACTCTGCCGCTTGAAGAAAGTTTAGTAGTATCGGAGGAAATTGTCGGGGTTGGCGCTGGTGAATCGTTTGTGGAAGGTGTAGGCCGTGGGTTACAAAAGTGTTTGGCAGAGGAGCTTAGCAAGCAACAACTTAATCAGAAGTATTCTGTTTCTCTAGTACAGTTGAGTTCTATAGAAGATGAGAGATGCCGGTTCTATTTAGAGGCATTGACTACGATGCAGGGAGCACCAATTATCGGAACAGGAAAGGAAGTATCCGGTTTACCTGTAGTATGGGTAGGTACGAAAGATCGATGGTATGGCAGTGCAGATTTAAATATAACAATGGCGTTACGGAGGGCATTACAGCAGGCCCTTATAAAAGTGCAAAACGAATCTGATTCCTCTAATGAACTAGCCTGTGAGGCAACGTCCGTATTTTTGGAAGAGAAAATGCCGGTTAGTCTTAGTATTCCTGCGAGTCAAGAGAGGATACAAGCTGACGTCCTACAAGGAGCCACGGAAATATTAAAAAGGAATGGAAAACGGGTCTTAGTGTTCGAATTAGGACTTGAGCCTGATTTTAAAGAGCAACTAGACGGGGTGTTTGGTGTTTTGCTGCGAGGGGAGGATTCACAATGA